The Chitinophagales bacterium genome includes a window with the following:
- a CDS encoding transglutaminase yields the protein MEITVDHSLRYSYSAPVYLEPQILYLTPRPSLHTQILEHHLEIVPAPALLAQNLDSEGNLQHVAHFQELTDRLEVKVTMRIRNSLENPFAFYVYPFELANFPMEYPKRLRRVLRPYLKVRSDRLVDDYMKGLRNQKGDPVIDFLGALAKKISGDFGYEFREKGRPHSPDYFLRKGKGSCRDYAGLCAEVCRRSGIAARFVSGYFRGDAELSHHLHGWIEVYLPGAGWRGLDPTQGVWADDKYIALAASLYPDKIAPVNGSYRGGAEARMKVEVVIR from the coding sequence ATGGAAATCACGGTTGACCATTCGCTAAGATACAGCTACTCCGCACCGGTTTATCTTGAGCCGCAGATCCTCTATTTAACGCCCCGCCCCAGCCTGCACACGCAAATCCTGGAGCATCACCTGGAAATTGTGCCGGCTCCGGCCCTGCTGGCACAAAACCTTGATTCGGAAGGCAACCTGCAGCATGTTGCCCATTTTCAAGAACTTACCGACCGGCTGGAGGTGAAGGTGACCATGCGCATTCGCAATTCACTGGAAAACCCTTTTGCCTTTTATGTTTACCCCTTTGAGCTGGCAAATTTTCCGATGGAATATCCGAAGCGGCTGCGCAGGGTGTTGCGCCCTTACCTAAAAGTGAGAAGCGACCGGCTGGTGGACGATTACATGAAAGGCCTGCGCAACCAGAAGGGAGACCCGGTCATTGATTTTCTGGGGGCACTGGCAAAAAAAATCAGCGGTGACTTTGGCTATGAATTCCGGGAGAAGGGGCGGCCGCATTCTCCGGATTATTTCCTTAGAAAAGGGAAGGGGTCATGCCGTGACTATGCCGGTCTTTGCGCTGAGGTCTGCCGCAGGTCAGGTATTGCCGCCCGGTTTGTCAGCGGTTATTTCCGTGGCGATGCAGAGCTATCGCATCATCTGCATGGCTGGATTGAAGTGTATCTTCCTGGTGCCGGATGGCGCGGGCTTGACCCCACGCAGGGCGTTTGGGCCGATGACAAGTACATCGCGCTTGCCGCCTCGCTTTACCCCGACAAAATCGCCCCGGTGAACGGCAGCTATAGGGGTGGCGCGGAGGCGAGAATGAAAGTGGAGGTGGTTATTCGTTAA